Proteins from a genomic interval of Equus quagga isolate Etosha38 chromosome 11, UCLA_HA_Equagga_1.0, whole genome shotgun sequence:
- the ATP2A3 gene encoding sarcoplasmic/endoplasmic reticulum calcium ATPase 3 isoform X3 encodes MEAAHLLPAADVLRRFSVTAEGGLSPEQVTGARERYGPNELPTEEGKSLWELVLEQFDDLLVRILMLAALVSFVLAWFEEGEETTTAFVEPLVIVLILVANAIVGVWQERNAESAIEALKEYEPEMGKVVRSDRTGVQRIRARDIVPGDIVEVAVGDKVPADLRLIEIKSTTLRVDQSILTGESVSVTKHTDAIPDPRAVNQDKKNMLFSGTNIASGKALGVVVATGLHTELGKIRSQMAAVEPERTPLQNKLDEFGRQLSRAISVICVAVWVINIGHFADPAHGGSWLRGAVYYFKIAVALAVAAIPEGLPAVITTCLALGTRRMARKNAIVRSLPSVETLGCTSVICSDKTGTLTTNQMSVCRMFVVAEAEAGSCRLHEFTISGTTYAPEGEVRQAEQRVRCGQFDGLVELATICALCNDSALDYNEAKGVYEKVGEATETALTCLVEKMNVFDTDLQALSRVERASACNTVIKQLMRKEFTLEFSRDRKSMSVYCTPTRPGLAAEGSKMFVKGAPESVIERCSSVRVGSHTVPLNATSREQILAKIRDWGSGSDTLRCLALATRDAPPRKEDMQLDDCSKFVEYETDLTFVGCVGMLDPPRPEVAACITRCYRAGIRVVMITGDNKGTAVAICRRLGIFEETEDVTGKAFTGREFDDLSPEQQRHACRTARCFARVEPAHKSRIVENLQSFNEITAMTGDGVNDAPALKKAEIGIAMGSGTAVAKSAAEMVLSDDNFASIVAAVEEGRAIYSNMKQFIRYLISSNVGEVVCIFLTAILGLPEALIPVQLLWVNLVTDGLPATALGFNPPDLDIMEKQPRNPREALISGWLLFRYLAIGVYVGLATVAAATWWFLYDAEGPHVTFYQLRNFLKCSEDNPLFANIDCEVFDSRFPTTMALSVLVTIEMCNALNSVSENQSLLRMPPWLNPWLLAAVAMSMALHFLILLVPPLPLIFQVTPLSGRQWVVVLQISLPVILLDEALKYLSRNHADEEKDQK; translated from the exons AGCTCCCGACCGAGGAAG GAAAGTCCCTGTGGGAGCTGGTGCTGGAGCAGTTTGACGATCTCCTGGTGCGCATCCTGATGCTGGCCGCCCTGGTTTCCTTC GTCCTGGCCTGGTTCGAGGAGGGCGAGGAGACCACGACAGCCTTCGTGGAGCCCCTGGTCATCGTGCTGATCCTCGTGGCCAATGCGATCGTGGGCGTGTGGCAG GAACGCAATGCCGAGAGCGCCATCGAGGCCCTGAAGGAGTATGAGCCTGAGATGGGCAAGGTGGTCCGCTCAGACCGCACAGGCGTGCAGAGGATCCGCGCCCGGGACATCGTCCCCGGAGACATCGTGGAAGTGGCTG TGGGAGACAAAGTGCCCGCCGACCTCCGCCTCATCGAGATCAAGTCCACAACGCTGAGAGTGGACCAGTCCATCCTGACGG GTGAATCCGTGTCCGTGACCAAGCACACGGATGCCATTCCTGATCCCAGAGCTGTGAACCAGGACAAGAAGAACATGCTGTTTTCT GGCACCAACATTGCATCGGGCAAGGCGTTGGGCGTGGTAGTGGCCACGGGCTTGCACACGGAGCTGGGTAAGATCCGGAGCCAGATGGCGGCGGTGGAGCCGGAGCGGACGCCCCTGCAGAACAAGCTGGATGAGTTTGGGCGGCAGCTGTCCCGTGCTATCTCCGTGATCTGCGTGGCTGTGTGGGTCATCAACATCGGCCACTTTGCTGACCCGGCCCATGGTGGCTCCTGGCTCCGTGGTGCCGTCTACTACTTCAAGATTGCTGTGGCCCTGGCTGTGGCTGCCATCCCCGAGGGCCTCCCAGCTGTCATCACTACATGCCTGGCACTGGGCACCCGGCGGATGGCACGCAAGAACGCCATTGTGCGGAGTCTGCCCTCTGTGGAGACCCTGGGCTGTACCTCGGTCATCTGCTCCGACAAGACGGGCACGCTCACCACCAATCAGATGTCTGTGTGTCGG ATGTTCGTGGTAGCCGAGGCCGAAGCGGGCTCCTGCCGTTTGCACGAGTTCACCATCTCGGGTACCACGTACGCCCCTGAGGGCGAAGT GAGGCAGGCGGAGCAGCGTGTGCGCTGTGGACAGTTCGACGGGCTGGTGGAGCTGGCGACCATCTGTGCCCTGTGCAACGACTCGGCGCTGGACTACAACGAG GCCAAGGGTGTGTATGAGAAGGTGGGAGAGGCCACGGAGACAGCCCTGACTTGCCTGGTGGAGAAGATGAACGTGTTCGACACCGACCTGCAGGCCCTGTCGCGGGTGGAGCGAGCCAGCGCCTGCAACACG GTCATCAAGCAGTTGATGCGGAAGGAGTTCACCTTGGAGTTCTCCCGAGACCGGAAGTCCATGTCGGTGTACTGCACACCCACCCGCCCTGGCCTGGCGGCTGAGGGCAGCAAGATGTTCGTGAAG GGGGCCCCTGAGAGTGTGATCGAGCGCTGCAGCTCAGTCCGCGTGGGGAGCCACACAGTGCCGCTGAACGCCACCTCTAGGGAGCAGATCCTGGCCAAGATCCGTGACTGGGGCTCAGGCTCGGACACGCTGCGCTGCCTGGCGCTGGCCACCCGAGATGCACCCCCAAGGAAGGAGGACATGCAGCTGGACGACTGCAGCAAGTTTGTGGAGTACGAG ACGGACCTGACTTTCGTGGGCTGCGTGGGCATGCTGGACCCTCCGAGGCCCGAGGTGGCTGCCTGCATCACACGCTGCTACCGGGCGGGCATCCGTGTGGTCATGATCACAGGGGACAACAAAGGCACAGCTGTGGCCATCTGTCGCCGGCTTGGCATCTTCGAGGAGACGGAGGACGTGACGGGCAAGGCCTTCACGGGCCGCGAATTTGATGACCTCAGCCCGGAGCAGCAACGCCACGCCTGCCGCACGGCCCGCTGCTTCGCCCGTGTGGAACCTGCACACAAGTCCCGAATCGTGGAGAACCTCCAGTCCTTTAACGAGATCACTGCCATG ACTGGGGATGGGGTGAACGATGCCCCGGCTCTGAAGAAAGCAGAGATTGGCATTGCTATGGGCTCCGGCACAGCTGTGGCCAAGTCAGCGGCAGAGATGGTGTTGTCAGACGACAACTTTGCCTCCATCGTGGCTGCGGTGGAGGAGGGCCGGGCCATCTACAGCAACATGAAGCAATTCATCCGCTACCTCATCTCCTCCAACGTCGGCGAGGTCGTGTG CATCTTCCTCACGGCAATTCTGGGCCTGCCCGAAGCCCTGATCCCTGTGCAGCTGCTCTGGGTGAACCTGGTGACGGATGGCCTACCCGCCACGGCCCTGGGCTTCAACCCCCCAGACCTGGATATCATGGAGAAGCAGCCCCGGAACCCTCGCGAGGCCCTCATCAGTGGCTGGCTCCTCTTTCGATATCTGGCTATTGGAG TGTACGTCGGCCTGGCCACAGTggctgctgccacctggtggtTCCTGTATGATGCCGAGGGACCTCATGTCACCTTCTACCAGCTG AGGAACTTCCTGAAGTGCTCCGAGGACAACCCTCTCTTTGCCAACATTGACTGCGAGGTCTTCGACTCACGCTTCCCCACGACCATGGCCTTGTCTGTGCTGGTGACCATTGAAATGTGCAATGCTCTCAACAG CGTCTCAGAGAACCAGTCGCTGCTGCGGATGCCGCCCTGgctgaacccctggctgctggcgGCCGTGGCCATGTCCATGGCACTGCACTTCCTCATCCTGCTGGTGCCGCCCCTGCCT CTCATTTTCCAGGTGACCCCACTGAGTGGGCGCCAGTGGGTGGTGGTGCTCCAGATATCTCTCCCTGTCATCCTGCTGGACGAGGCCCTCAAGTACCTGTCCCGGAACCACGCGGACG
- the ATP2A3 gene encoding sarcoplasmic/endoplasmic reticulum calcium ATPase 3 isoform X2 codes for MEAAHLLPAADVLRRFSVTAEGGLSPEQVTGARERYGPNELPTEEGKSLWELVLEQFDDLLVRILMLAALVSFVLAWFEEGEETTTAFVEPLVIVLILVANAIVGVWQERNAESAIEALKEYEPEMGKVVRSDRTGVQRIRARDIVPGDIVEVAVGDKVPADLRLIEIKSTTLRVDQSILTGESVSVTKHTDAIPDPRAVNQDKKNMLFSGTNIASGKALGVVVATGLHTELGKIRSQMAAVEPERTPLQNKLDEFGRQLSRAISVICVAVWVINIGHFADPAHGGSWLRGAVYYFKIAVALAVAAIPEGLPAVITTCLALGTRRMARKNAIVRSLPSVETLGCTSVICSDKTGTLTTNQMSVCRMFVVAEAEAGSCRLHEFTISGTTYAPEGEVRQAEQRVRCGQFDGLVELATICALCNDSALDYNEAKGVYEKVGEATETALTCLVEKMNVFDTDLQALSRVERASACNTVIKQLMRKEFTLEFSRDRKSMSVYCTPTRPGLAAEGSKMFVKGAPESVIERCSSVRVGSHTVPLNATSREQILAKIRDWGSGSDTLRCLALATRDAPPRKEDMQLDDCSKFVEYETDLTFVGCVGMLDPPRPEVAACITRCYRAGIRVVMITGDNKGTAVAICRRLGIFEETEDVTGKAFTGREFDDLSPEQQRHACRTARCFARVEPAHKSRIVENLQSFNEITAMTGDGVNDAPALKKAEIGIAMGSGTAVAKSAAEMVLSDDNFASIVAAVEEGRAIYSNMKQFIRYLISSNVGEVVCIFLTAILGLPEALIPVQLLWVNLVTDGLPATALGFNPPDLDIMEKQPRNPREALISGWLLFRYLAIGVYVGLATVAAATWWFLYDAEGPHVTFYQLRNFLKCSEDNPLFANIDCEVFDSRFPTTMALSVLVTIEMCNALNSVSENQSLLRMPPWLNPWLLAAVAMSMALHFLILLVPPLPLIFQVTPLSGRQWVVVLQISLPVILLDEALKYLSRNHADGILRTVSQAWSGQQLTTSWTPDHTGKGPEVSAGSRVESPVCTSD; via the exons AGCTCCCGACCGAGGAAG GAAAGTCCCTGTGGGAGCTGGTGCTGGAGCAGTTTGACGATCTCCTGGTGCGCATCCTGATGCTGGCCGCCCTGGTTTCCTTC GTCCTGGCCTGGTTCGAGGAGGGCGAGGAGACCACGACAGCCTTCGTGGAGCCCCTGGTCATCGTGCTGATCCTCGTGGCCAATGCGATCGTGGGCGTGTGGCAG GAACGCAATGCCGAGAGCGCCATCGAGGCCCTGAAGGAGTATGAGCCTGAGATGGGCAAGGTGGTCCGCTCAGACCGCACAGGCGTGCAGAGGATCCGCGCCCGGGACATCGTCCCCGGAGACATCGTGGAAGTGGCTG TGGGAGACAAAGTGCCCGCCGACCTCCGCCTCATCGAGATCAAGTCCACAACGCTGAGAGTGGACCAGTCCATCCTGACGG GTGAATCCGTGTCCGTGACCAAGCACACGGATGCCATTCCTGATCCCAGAGCTGTGAACCAGGACAAGAAGAACATGCTGTTTTCT GGCACCAACATTGCATCGGGCAAGGCGTTGGGCGTGGTAGTGGCCACGGGCTTGCACACGGAGCTGGGTAAGATCCGGAGCCAGATGGCGGCGGTGGAGCCGGAGCGGACGCCCCTGCAGAACAAGCTGGATGAGTTTGGGCGGCAGCTGTCCCGTGCTATCTCCGTGATCTGCGTGGCTGTGTGGGTCATCAACATCGGCCACTTTGCTGACCCGGCCCATGGTGGCTCCTGGCTCCGTGGTGCCGTCTACTACTTCAAGATTGCTGTGGCCCTGGCTGTGGCTGCCATCCCCGAGGGCCTCCCAGCTGTCATCACTACATGCCTGGCACTGGGCACCCGGCGGATGGCACGCAAGAACGCCATTGTGCGGAGTCTGCCCTCTGTGGAGACCCTGGGCTGTACCTCGGTCATCTGCTCCGACAAGACGGGCACGCTCACCACCAATCAGATGTCTGTGTGTCGG ATGTTCGTGGTAGCCGAGGCCGAAGCGGGCTCCTGCCGTTTGCACGAGTTCACCATCTCGGGTACCACGTACGCCCCTGAGGGCGAAGT GAGGCAGGCGGAGCAGCGTGTGCGCTGTGGACAGTTCGACGGGCTGGTGGAGCTGGCGACCATCTGTGCCCTGTGCAACGACTCGGCGCTGGACTACAACGAG GCCAAGGGTGTGTATGAGAAGGTGGGAGAGGCCACGGAGACAGCCCTGACTTGCCTGGTGGAGAAGATGAACGTGTTCGACACCGACCTGCAGGCCCTGTCGCGGGTGGAGCGAGCCAGCGCCTGCAACACG GTCATCAAGCAGTTGATGCGGAAGGAGTTCACCTTGGAGTTCTCCCGAGACCGGAAGTCCATGTCGGTGTACTGCACACCCACCCGCCCTGGCCTGGCGGCTGAGGGCAGCAAGATGTTCGTGAAG GGGGCCCCTGAGAGTGTGATCGAGCGCTGCAGCTCAGTCCGCGTGGGGAGCCACACAGTGCCGCTGAACGCCACCTCTAGGGAGCAGATCCTGGCCAAGATCCGTGACTGGGGCTCAGGCTCGGACACGCTGCGCTGCCTGGCGCTGGCCACCCGAGATGCACCCCCAAGGAAGGAGGACATGCAGCTGGACGACTGCAGCAAGTTTGTGGAGTACGAG ACGGACCTGACTTTCGTGGGCTGCGTGGGCATGCTGGACCCTCCGAGGCCCGAGGTGGCTGCCTGCATCACACGCTGCTACCGGGCGGGCATCCGTGTGGTCATGATCACAGGGGACAACAAAGGCACAGCTGTGGCCATCTGTCGCCGGCTTGGCATCTTCGAGGAGACGGAGGACGTGACGGGCAAGGCCTTCACGGGCCGCGAATTTGATGACCTCAGCCCGGAGCAGCAACGCCACGCCTGCCGCACGGCCCGCTGCTTCGCCCGTGTGGAACCTGCACACAAGTCCCGAATCGTGGAGAACCTCCAGTCCTTTAACGAGATCACTGCCATG ACTGGGGATGGGGTGAACGATGCCCCGGCTCTGAAGAAAGCAGAGATTGGCATTGCTATGGGCTCCGGCACAGCTGTGGCCAAGTCAGCGGCAGAGATGGTGTTGTCAGACGACAACTTTGCCTCCATCGTGGCTGCGGTGGAGGAGGGCCGGGCCATCTACAGCAACATGAAGCAATTCATCCGCTACCTCATCTCCTCCAACGTCGGCGAGGTCGTGTG CATCTTCCTCACGGCAATTCTGGGCCTGCCCGAAGCCCTGATCCCTGTGCAGCTGCTCTGGGTGAACCTGGTGACGGATGGCCTACCCGCCACGGCCCTGGGCTTCAACCCCCCAGACCTGGATATCATGGAGAAGCAGCCCCGGAACCCTCGCGAGGCCCTCATCAGTGGCTGGCTCCTCTTTCGATATCTGGCTATTGGAG TGTACGTCGGCCTGGCCACAGTggctgctgccacctggtggtTCCTGTATGATGCCGAGGGACCTCATGTCACCTTCTACCAGCTG AGGAACTTCCTGAAGTGCTCCGAGGACAACCCTCTCTTTGCCAACATTGACTGCGAGGTCTTCGACTCACGCTTCCCCACGACCATGGCCTTGTCTGTGCTGGTGACCATTGAAATGTGCAATGCTCTCAACAG CGTCTCAGAGAACCAGTCGCTGCTGCGGATGCCGCCCTGgctgaacccctggctgctggcgGCCGTGGCCATGTCCATGGCACTGCACTTCCTCATCCTGCTGGTGCCGCCCCTGCCT CTCATTTTCCAGGTGACCCCACTGAGTGGGCGCCAGTGGGTGGTGGTGCTCCAGATATCTCTCCCTGTCATCCTGCTGGACGAGGCCCTCAAGTACCTGTCCCGGAACCACGCGGACG GCATTCTCAGGACAGTCTCCCAGGCATGGAGTGGGCAGCAGCTGACCACCTCCTGGACCCCAGACCACACCGG
- the ATP2A3 gene encoding sarcoplasmic/endoplasmic reticulum calcium ATPase 3 isoform X1: protein MEAAHLLPAADVLRRFSVTAEGGLSPEQVTGARERYGPNELPTEEGKSLWELVLEQFDDLLVRILMLAALVSFVLAWFEEGEETTTAFVEPLVIVLILVANAIVGVWQERNAESAIEALKEYEPEMGKVVRSDRTGVQRIRARDIVPGDIVEVAVGDKVPADLRLIEIKSTTLRVDQSILTGESVSVTKHTDAIPDPRAVNQDKKNMLFSGTNIASGKALGVVVATGLHTELGKIRSQMAAVEPERTPLQNKLDEFGRQLSRAISVICVAVWVINIGHFADPAHGGSWLRGAVYYFKIAVALAVAAIPEGLPAVITTCLALGTRRMARKNAIVRSLPSVETLGCTSVICSDKTGTLTTNQMSVCRMFVVAEAEAGSCRLHEFTISGTTYAPEGEVRQAEQRVRCGQFDGLVELATICALCNDSALDYNEAKGVYEKVGEATETALTCLVEKMNVFDTDLQALSRVERASACNTVIKQLMRKEFTLEFSRDRKSMSVYCTPTRPGLAAEGSKMFVKGAPESVIERCSSVRVGSHTVPLNATSREQILAKIRDWGSGSDTLRCLALATRDAPPRKEDMQLDDCSKFVEYETDLTFVGCVGMLDPPRPEVAACITRCYRAGIRVVMITGDNKGTAVAICRRLGIFEETEDVTGKAFTGREFDDLSPEQQRHACRTARCFARVEPAHKSRIVENLQSFNEITAMTGDGVNDAPALKKAEIGIAMGSGTAVAKSAAEMVLSDDNFASIVAAVEEGRAIYSNMKQFIRYLISSNVGEVVCIFLTAILGLPEALIPVQLLWVNLVTDGLPATALGFNPPDLDIMEKQPRNPREALISGWLLFRYLAIGVYVGLATVAAATWWFLYDAEGPHVTFYQLRNFLKCSEDNPLFANIDCEVFDSRFPTTMALSVLVTIEMCNALNSVSENQSLLRMPPWLNPWLLAAVAMSMALHFLILLVPPLPLIFQVTPLSGRQWVVVLQISLPVILLDEALKYLSRNHADGILRTVSQAWSGQQLTTSWTPDHTGRKGPEVSAGSRVESPVCTSD from the exons AGCTCCCGACCGAGGAAG GAAAGTCCCTGTGGGAGCTGGTGCTGGAGCAGTTTGACGATCTCCTGGTGCGCATCCTGATGCTGGCCGCCCTGGTTTCCTTC GTCCTGGCCTGGTTCGAGGAGGGCGAGGAGACCACGACAGCCTTCGTGGAGCCCCTGGTCATCGTGCTGATCCTCGTGGCCAATGCGATCGTGGGCGTGTGGCAG GAACGCAATGCCGAGAGCGCCATCGAGGCCCTGAAGGAGTATGAGCCTGAGATGGGCAAGGTGGTCCGCTCAGACCGCACAGGCGTGCAGAGGATCCGCGCCCGGGACATCGTCCCCGGAGACATCGTGGAAGTGGCTG TGGGAGACAAAGTGCCCGCCGACCTCCGCCTCATCGAGATCAAGTCCACAACGCTGAGAGTGGACCAGTCCATCCTGACGG GTGAATCCGTGTCCGTGACCAAGCACACGGATGCCATTCCTGATCCCAGAGCTGTGAACCAGGACAAGAAGAACATGCTGTTTTCT GGCACCAACATTGCATCGGGCAAGGCGTTGGGCGTGGTAGTGGCCACGGGCTTGCACACGGAGCTGGGTAAGATCCGGAGCCAGATGGCGGCGGTGGAGCCGGAGCGGACGCCCCTGCAGAACAAGCTGGATGAGTTTGGGCGGCAGCTGTCCCGTGCTATCTCCGTGATCTGCGTGGCTGTGTGGGTCATCAACATCGGCCACTTTGCTGACCCGGCCCATGGTGGCTCCTGGCTCCGTGGTGCCGTCTACTACTTCAAGATTGCTGTGGCCCTGGCTGTGGCTGCCATCCCCGAGGGCCTCCCAGCTGTCATCACTACATGCCTGGCACTGGGCACCCGGCGGATGGCACGCAAGAACGCCATTGTGCGGAGTCTGCCCTCTGTGGAGACCCTGGGCTGTACCTCGGTCATCTGCTCCGACAAGACGGGCACGCTCACCACCAATCAGATGTCTGTGTGTCGG ATGTTCGTGGTAGCCGAGGCCGAAGCGGGCTCCTGCCGTTTGCACGAGTTCACCATCTCGGGTACCACGTACGCCCCTGAGGGCGAAGT GAGGCAGGCGGAGCAGCGTGTGCGCTGTGGACAGTTCGACGGGCTGGTGGAGCTGGCGACCATCTGTGCCCTGTGCAACGACTCGGCGCTGGACTACAACGAG GCCAAGGGTGTGTATGAGAAGGTGGGAGAGGCCACGGAGACAGCCCTGACTTGCCTGGTGGAGAAGATGAACGTGTTCGACACCGACCTGCAGGCCCTGTCGCGGGTGGAGCGAGCCAGCGCCTGCAACACG GTCATCAAGCAGTTGATGCGGAAGGAGTTCACCTTGGAGTTCTCCCGAGACCGGAAGTCCATGTCGGTGTACTGCACACCCACCCGCCCTGGCCTGGCGGCTGAGGGCAGCAAGATGTTCGTGAAG GGGGCCCCTGAGAGTGTGATCGAGCGCTGCAGCTCAGTCCGCGTGGGGAGCCACACAGTGCCGCTGAACGCCACCTCTAGGGAGCAGATCCTGGCCAAGATCCGTGACTGGGGCTCAGGCTCGGACACGCTGCGCTGCCTGGCGCTGGCCACCCGAGATGCACCCCCAAGGAAGGAGGACATGCAGCTGGACGACTGCAGCAAGTTTGTGGAGTACGAG ACGGACCTGACTTTCGTGGGCTGCGTGGGCATGCTGGACCCTCCGAGGCCCGAGGTGGCTGCCTGCATCACACGCTGCTACCGGGCGGGCATCCGTGTGGTCATGATCACAGGGGACAACAAAGGCACAGCTGTGGCCATCTGTCGCCGGCTTGGCATCTTCGAGGAGACGGAGGACGTGACGGGCAAGGCCTTCACGGGCCGCGAATTTGATGACCTCAGCCCGGAGCAGCAACGCCACGCCTGCCGCACGGCCCGCTGCTTCGCCCGTGTGGAACCTGCACACAAGTCCCGAATCGTGGAGAACCTCCAGTCCTTTAACGAGATCACTGCCATG ACTGGGGATGGGGTGAACGATGCCCCGGCTCTGAAGAAAGCAGAGATTGGCATTGCTATGGGCTCCGGCACAGCTGTGGCCAAGTCAGCGGCAGAGATGGTGTTGTCAGACGACAACTTTGCCTCCATCGTGGCTGCGGTGGAGGAGGGCCGGGCCATCTACAGCAACATGAAGCAATTCATCCGCTACCTCATCTCCTCCAACGTCGGCGAGGTCGTGTG CATCTTCCTCACGGCAATTCTGGGCCTGCCCGAAGCCCTGATCCCTGTGCAGCTGCTCTGGGTGAACCTGGTGACGGATGGCCTACCCGCCACGGCCCTGGGCTTCAACCCCCCAGACCTGGATATCATGGAGAAGCAGCCCCGGAACCCTCGCGAGGCCCTCATCAGTGGCTGGCTCCTCTTTCGATATCTGGCTATTGGAG TGTACGTCGGCCTGGCCACAGTggctgctgccacctggtggtTCCTGTATGATGCCGAGGGACCTCATGTCACCTTCTACCAGCTG AGGAACTTCCTGAAGTGCTCCGAGGACAACCCTCTCTTTGCCAACATTGACTGCGAGGTCTTCGACTCACGCTTCCCCACGACCATGGCCTTGTCTGTGCTGGTGACCATTGAAATGTGCAATGCTCTCAACAG CGTCTCAGAGAACCAGTCGCTGCTGCGGATGCCGCCCTGgctgaacccctggctgctggcgGCCGTGGCCATGTCCATGGCACTGCACTTCCTCATCCTGCTGGTGCCGCCCCTGCCT CTCATTTTCCAGGTGACCCCACTGAGTGGGCGCCAGTGGGTGGTGGTGCTCCAGATATCTCTCCCTGTCATCCTGCTGGACGAGGCCCTCAAGTACCTGTCCCGGAACCACGCGGACG GCATTCTCAGGACAGTCTCCCAGGCATGGAGTGGGCAGCAGCTGACCACCTCCTGGACCCCAGACCACACCGG